The genomic stretch CATTGTCGGTTCTCAACCAGAAAGGTCGCCCTCCATGCGTGGTGCATTTGGCAAATCCTCGTGGGCCGGCGGTGTCGTCTTGTTGGCGGGTGCGCTCGCCTCGTGCACGGAGCAGGCTCCACCGACATCAATGAACCTTCGAGAATTGAACATTGTCGACGCGCAAGGACAGACACGTGTCCGCATCGGGGCCCCCCTCCCGGGGCCACGTGCCGCGCCCGGTTATGGACTTCAGTTCCTGGGCCCGTCGGGCCAGGAAATGGGAGGGATTGGAATGCTGGACGAGCGAGGCTTCCACGGACTGTGTTTCGACAGCGCGGAGGGCTATGAGGCCGTGTGTGTCTCAACCATCCACGGGAGGCCCTCGATTCAACTTCGCTCGAACGATGGGAACTCCCCCCAAGAGCGCATCACTCTCGGTGTCAACGAGAGCGGCGTCGCGACCGTGGAGATCCGCGACGCCGCTGGCAAGACGCAAGTCCGATTGGAGGTCGGAAAGGACGGTCATACGCGCATCGAGGGTGTCAGCCCGCCCCTGACAAGCCATGCCCCCTAGACTCCGCGCTGACGGCCCTCATGCCGGTCGAGTCCCGAGTCGTGTGTAGTCGGTGAAGAGCCCCCCTGTGTCAGGGAGTTTGTCGCCGCTGCGGTGCGCGCCTCGCTCGCTTTGGCGCACGGTTCGACGCGGCCTTGACGCCCCCATGTCGCAGCGACCGAATTTTGGATAGGCACAGGGAGTTGAGCGAAGCAGATTCCAGACTCGTTGCCGCCACAGAAAGGCGGTGGCGGCAACGAGCGAGGGACGGAGACCGTCATCCGGTCCCACGCCCCACCTCACACCTCAGGGCTCAAGGGCCGCACTGCGCGGGGCCTGAGTTATCAGAGAACACGTTCCCCAGGCTCGGCGCGGTGAAATCCGTGGTGAAGGTGTCATAGTTGGGGGTCTTCGCACGAGTGATTCCGCACCCCATGGAGTGACGGAGCGTGGTCTGGGTAATGATGGGACCCTTGTCAACGATTACCCTGACGTTCGCGTCTGGGTTCCCATCGCTCGCGCGCGAGCCGCCGTACTCGACCACGGCCCGCGTCAGCTTGCTAGCAGCCGTCGCCATCTCGCCGAACACAAGGCCCTGCCAATGGCCAGACATGGGGAACTCCGCGTCGGCCGTCAGCGTGATGGGGGCCTCGGCCGTTCCCTCGGCGCGCAGATTTCCACCCTCTCCCGTGCCAATCTCGAAGTAGCTCAGGCGACCGAAGCGCAGCGTGACTCCCGGGCTCAACGTCAGCGTCGGAGTGGTTGCGCCATCGACATAGACGGAGTCCTCCATGGCGTAGGGGACGCCAACGTTGACCCAGGTCTGCGAGCGGTCCACCTGCCCGCCCGGCGACCGGATGACGTTGCGTCCGTTGGACATGAAAACACTGTCACCCGGGAGGCTTCCGAGCTGGTTGACTCCCATGTAGATGGGGGCATTCGCCACGTCCGTCACCGTCAGCCCCATTGAGTTCGAGCCGAAGGCACCTTCGTGCATGAACGTGATGCCCTGGGACGCGCTGTGCTGAATCGTCACGTCCTGAAAGTTGGGACGCACGGTGCTTCCACTCACGATGATGCAGGCATCGTTCGCGGTGCCGTAGCCCGAATTCGAACCACAGTACTCAACGACGGCGTGGGAGATGCTGCTGGAGGTGGCCCCTTCCAAGAAGTACACGCCCTGCCACTGGCCCGGAGCCGGCGAGTCGGCATTCGTCGTGAAAGTCACCGGCTTCTCCGCTGTCCCCTGGACCCGGAGCGTCCCGCCCTCGCTGCCGTAGCCGATCTCGATTGATGCGCCATGCTCAAAGCGGATGATGCACCCCGCCTCGATGGTGAGCACCGGGGTGCCGGAACCCGCAACGACAATGTCATCAAGGACGATATGCGGGTTGTCCACCTCGCGCCACGTCTCGCTGGTCAAGATGCTTCCGTTTGAGTGAATGGCCCCCCGAACCGTTAGCGTCAGGTTCCCGCTCTTGTTCCCCGACGCAGCGGTGACCGTCGCAGTCCCAGCCCCCATTCCCGTCACCCTCCCGTCCCGCTCCACACGCACGACGGAGGGTTCGCTCGAACTCCAGGTAACGTCGTCAAGCATCACCGGCTGGCCACGGCTGTCCCGCCCCGCGGCGGTCAACGCGAGCACTTCATTGACAGCGAGAGTGCTCTTGCTCCCCGCGACGGTGATGGTGGTGTCCGTAGGCGTGGGCCTGGGAGGGGGCGGATCATCTCCCTTGCCAGGGTCGGCGCCACAGCCAGCAATGAAGAGGGAAACGAGCAAACAACGCATACGCGAAGCGCGCATGGCACTTCCTCCAAAGGGTGAGTATTGCGCGCCTCTGTATCGGTGCGGGCTACGTGGAGACTCAAGCCCTATCCGGCCTTCCAGGCGGAGAGTGGAAAGGTGGCTAGTGGTTTTCCACGAGGCGCAACGCTCTCAGTCCTGCGCCCCCCAGAACGCGGCGATCAACTGGGCTCGGCTCTGATTGCCAGACTTCTTGAGGATGTCCGTGATGTGCACCTCCACCGTGCGCTCGGCGCACCGGAGGCGGTTCGCGATGTCCCGGTTCGAGATTCCCTGAACGACAAGCTCCAGGACCTCGGCCTGGCGGGCCGTGAGCGCCCCGTGCCAGGCAGGGAACCGTCTGCGAGCCCCCGTGGCGCTCTTTCCTCGAGGCATTCTCAGGAGCGCACTGACCTCCGCCTGGAGATGGGAGATTCGTTCCAGCATCAGCAGGTGGGCCTGGCTGGCCACCTCGCTTCCGAGAGCGAAGGCCGTTCGGGAGGGCGGGAGCAGGAACCGATAGACGGCTCGACGTGGCGCGAGCTCCAACTCCACCTGAGCCCGGGGCAGGCCGATGAGCCGTGGCGAGTTCGCGAGCGAGGCGCTGCAGATGCGGAAGAACGCCGGCGAATCGCGCCAATCATCCGGCAGCGAAAGTTCGAGCTGGAGCCGATCCGGCCCGAGCAGCTTGCTCCGGACCATTATCCGAGGATGCGCCCAGCTCCCGACGGAAATCACCAACCGGAGGAGCTGAAGAGGCGAAAGCACCCGTCGGGCCACCGCCAGTATCTCGGGGATTTGCTCGTTCACCGCCAGGGCGAACTGCTCGACGCCCCCCAGCGGACTCCATGCTTGTTCGATCCGGTCGTTGAATTCGCAGAAGGCATCCCAACTGATTCTACGAAGCGGTCCGGTCAGCTCGCGCTCCTCGACGGACGGCCTACCCAGGAGCGTCGCGCGAGGGACTCCATGGCGTTCGGAGACGTACAGCCCAGCCTTGATGACAGAGATAGGGACGTGATTCAAGACGAAGAGCTGAGTGTCAGTCTCGGTTCAGAGAAACGGGGGCACCCTATTACTCCCCGAGGGACTCTACAAATTTGTGCGCCCCCAGTGCCCGAGATAGGTAAGCGTTCAGGGGGGGCTGGGCGGTTGAAGAAGGAGCAGGCCATCAGCCGGCGGGAGGCTTGTCGCTCGCTGACGCGGCGTGGGACATGAGACACGGCCTGTCGTGGCCGAGGTCGACCCCAAGGATGCGCGCATCGCGGAGCTCGAGCGTCAGGTCGAGGAGCTGACTCGACTGGTGCGGGAGCTCAGGGAACAGTTGCGGCGGAACTCGGGCAACTCGAACCGGCCACCGTCGAGCGACACGCTGGGGCAGCGGACCGAGCGGCGCAGGCAGTGCGGGAGTGGGAAGAAGCGCGGCGGTCAGCCGGGACACAAAGGCCTGACACGCGCGCTTGTTGCCGAGGAGAAGGTGAGCGAGTTCAAGCACCTCTTCCCGTCCGAGTGTGAGAATTGCTGGGTTCCCCTCTCACGCGATGGCGGCACGCGGGGGCTGACGAAGAAATGCAGCTCGCGGCTTGTCTCGGTGCCGTTCGGCGTAACGACAGAACGCTCTCGAGCCAGCGCCAACACACTCCTGGCGTGCGGCAGGTAGTGCTGCACGCCAGGGAAGTGCTTCACGTCAAATGCCCAACCGCGTCGTTGCTCTTCTCGGACATGGCCTGCTTCCTCCCCACTGTCCGTGCGCGAATCGCACAAGGGCTCTGCCCGCGCCTCATCCAGCACGTCTTTGCTACCCACGACGCACAGCCTCTCGCACACCGCGGCGTGCGAGGGCCCCCGGTTGCCCGTGAGGGGCAGGGCATGGCGCATCCCCCGGCCTTCACGATGCCGTCGGCCAGTGCGCCCGTCAGGAGGTTCGCGTCGCCTGTTACCACGGTGTCGGTCAAC from Myxococcus xanthus encodes the following:
- a CDS encoding Ig-like domain-containing protein; the encoded protein is MRASRMRCLLVSLFIAGCGADPGKGDDPPPPRPTPTDTTITVAGSKSTLAVNEVLALTAAGRDSRGQPVMLDDVTWSSSEPSVVRVERDGRVTGMGAGTATVTAASGNKSGNLTLTVRGAIHSNGSILTSETWREVDNPHIVLDDIVVAGSGTPVLTIEAGCIIRFEHGASIEIGYGSEGGTLRVQGTAEKPVTFTTNADSPAPGQWQGVYFLEGATSSSISHAVVEYCGSNSGYGTANDACIIVSGSTVRPNFQDVTIQHSASQGITFMHEGAFGSNSMGLTVTDVANAPIYMGVNQLGSLPGDSVFMSNGRNVIRSPGGQVDRSQTWVNVGVPYAMEDSVYVDGATTPTLTLSPGVTLRFGRLSYFEIGTGEGGNLRAEGTAEAPITLTADAEFPMSGHWQGLVFGEMATAASKLTRAVVEYGGSRASDGNPDANVRVIVDKGPIITQTTLRHSMGCGITRAKTPNYDTFTTDFTAPSLGNVFSDNSGPAQCGP
- a CDS encoding helix-turn-helix transcriptional regulator; the protein is MNHVPISVIKAGLYVSERHGVPRATLLGRPSVEERELTGPLRRISWDAFCEFNDRIEQAWSPLGGVEQFALAVNEQIPEILAVARRVLSPLQLLRLVISVGSWAHPRIMVRSKLLGPDRLQLELSLPDDWRDSPAFFRICSASLANSPRLIGLPRAQVELELAPRRAVYRFLLPPSRTAFALGSEVASQAHLLMLERISHLQAEVSALLRMPRGKSATGARRRFPAWHGALTARQAEVLELVVQGISNRDIANRLRCAERTVEVHITDILKKSGNQSRAQLIAAFWGAQD